A part of Caretta caretta isolate rCarCar2 chromosome 1, rCarCar1.hap1, whole genome shotgun sequence genomic DNA contains:
- the P2RY8 gene encoding S-geranylgeranyl-glutathione receptor P2RY8, which translates to MPTNTSQLDDETMAMLQNRAIAITLPAVYSLVALISIPGNLFSLWVLCCHIKPKTPSVIFMINLSITDLTLACCFPFQIVYHIKNNNWIFGKSLCSLVTVMFYSNMYSSILTMTCISIERFLGVVYPMKLVKWRRKRYALAACLGMWAVLLLALYPLASTDLTYEVKPLGIITCFDVLKWDMLPNVIAWATFLLTLFVLFFLIPFIVTVACYIGTIRKLIQTSSRSGSRQKTRSIYLAAIVLLVFITCFAPNNFILLVHMINRLFFHKSLYPAYKLTLCLSCLNICIDPFIYYFASKEFYQKFMQVIGHKVRLTDSLETRRESLFSGRTMSARSMSSGPMEGLDGVKVCLQRQESVF; encoded by the coding sequence ATGCCTACAAATACATCCCAACTGGATGATGAAACAATGGCCATGCTTCAGAACAGAGCTATTGCAATCACCCTCCCAGCTGTGTACTCCTTGGTGGCCCTCATCAGCATCCCTGGGAATCTGTTCTCCCTTTGGGTGCTCTGCTGCCATATCAAACCCAAGACACCCTCAGTTATCTTCATGATTAACCTTAGCATCACAGACCTCACACTGGCTTGCTGCTTTCCCTTCCAGATTGTTTATCACATCAAGAACAACAACTGGATCTTTGGTAAGAGCCTTTGCAGCTTAGTCACAGTGATGTTCTACTCAAACATGTATTCTTCCATACTCACCATGACCTGCATTAGCATAGAGCGGTTCTTGGGAGTGGTGTATCCAATGAAGTTAGTCAAGTGGAGAAGAAAGAGATATGCACTTGCTGCCTGCTTGGGCATGTGGGCCGTTTTGCTATTGGCCCTATACCCACTGGCAAGCACAGATCTGACCTATGAAGTAAAACCACTAGGGATCATAACTTGTTTCGATGTGCTCAAATGGGACATGCTGCCCAATGTTATAGCATGGGCAACCTTTCTTCTGACGCTGTTTGTTCTTTTCTTCCTGATCCCATTCATAGTGACAGTAGCCTGCTACATTGGCACTATTCGGAAGCTCATTCAGACCTCTAGCAGATCCGGTAGCAGGCAGAAGACTAGGTCTATTTACCTGGCTGCAATTGTCCTCTTGGTATTCATCACTTGCTTCGCCCCTAATAACTTTATTCTACTTGTGCACATGATCAACCGTCTCTTTTTCCACAAGAGTTTATACCCTGCTTACAAGCTCACCCTATGCCTCAGTTGCCTGAACATCTGTATAGATCCATTCATTTACTATTTTGCATCCAAAGAATTTTATCAGAAATTCATGCAGGTAATAGGTCATAAGGTACGGCTCACTGACAGTCTGGAGACCAGAAGGGAAAGCTTATTCTCTGGCAGGACAATGTCGGCCAGGTCAATGTCAAGTGGGCCTATGGAAGGGTTAGATGGAGTTAAGGTATGTTTGCAAAGGCAAGAAAGTGTTTTTTAA